DNA from Longimicrobium sp.:
GCACGAAGGCGGGGCGCGGCAGCGGTCTCCGTCGTCGAGGCCTCGGCTCCCCTGAGGCGGTTGAAACCGCAGCTGGCAAATTACGAAGTCCGCCTGCGCGGACTGCACCGGGAACTCGGGCGCTCGTCGCGAAGCGTCGCTCGGAACGCGGTTTGCGCCCGCCCCGGTGAACCATCCACAGGAGCGGGGATGCGGGACGGGACGGGCGTGTTGGCGGGGGACGAGCCAGAGGTGGCGCGGTGCCTGGACGAGAGGGAGCGCGCCGCCGTCGCTGCGCTGGTGAGGGAGGTGCGCCAACGTGTGCGCGCCGAACTGGTGCACGCGGCGCTGTTCGGCTCCAAGGCGCGGCGGCAGGCGCGCCCCGACTCCGACGTGGACGTGCTGCTGATCTGGCGCCGGCTCCCGCCCGACCGCGAGCCCCAGGCCGGCCACGCCGAGGCCATCGCCGAGGAGGTGGCTGCGCGGACCGGAGTCCCCGTCGGCGTGTGGTCCGTCTCGCTCCAGGACCTGCGCCAGGGCTGCCGCACGCCCATGCTCGTAGACGCGCTGGACGACGCCCTGCCGCTCTGGCCCCCGCACACGCACCTCCCCCCGGTCCCGTTCACCCCCGACGATGCGCGGTTCTGCGCGTCACGGCTGCTGGACCGCGTGGACGAAGGGAGCGAGGAAGTCGCGCAAAGCCTCCGGGACGGCTCGGACGCGTGGGTGCGCCGCGTGCGCGACGACCTGGTGCGGCTGTGCACCGCGGCGCTGCTGCTGGCCGGCGACACGCGCCCGCGGCGTGGCGAAGCCGTCCGCCGCTTCCTGGAGCGAACCCCCTGCCTGCCGCTATCCCCCGCCGAGCGCGCGGCCCTGGCATGGGCGGCGCGATCGTATCCGCCGGGGCACGTGGAGCTCGACGACGAGAGCCCGCTTCCCCCTCCGCCGGTCGACGCCGACAGGCTGCTGGACCTGGTGGACCGGGTGCGCTCTCTGGTCGTTCGACGCGGCCGGCGGGTGGCGCGGGGCGGGGGATTCCACCGCGGCTGATGAGGGGGACGACCGGCGCGGCTCTTGCTATCCATCCCCCGGGCCGAACCCCGGCCGACAGGTAGGAAATCCAACGTACGACGCAAGATGAAGCTCTTTCAGCGCGATACGCGCCAGCGGCGCAGCCTGGGTGCGCTGTTCGCCGTAACGTTCGTCGTCGCCATGCTGCTCACCGCCTTCTTCCACACGCAGGTGGTGGCGGGCGAGCAGTACGCCATGCGTTCCGAGGAAAACCGCCTGCGGGGCATTCCCATCCCCGCGCCCCGCGGCACCATCCTGGACCGCAACGGCGACGTGGTGGCCACCAGCATCACCTCGTACTCGCTGGCGGTGCTGCCCGGCGACAGCGCGGTGGTGCTGCAGACGCTGAACGACCTGGCTCCCTTCCTGGGGCTGGCCGCCAGCGACATCGAAACGCTGATGGCCAAGCGCAACCGCCGTCCCCACGACCTGCTGGAGGTGACCAACCGCGCCACCTTCTCGCAGGCCGCGGCCGTCGAGGAGCGCCGCGCCGCGTTCAGCAACCTGATGGTGGTGGAGCGGCCCCAGCGCTACTACCCTGCGGGCGCCGCCATCGGCCACCTGTCGGGCTACGTCACCGAAATCACCAAGGAGCAGCTGGAGCTTCCCGAGTTCCGGCAGGCCGGCTACAAGCAGGGGCGGCTGATCGGGCAGGCGGGGATCGAAAAGCAGTACGAGTTGGCCCTGGCGGGCCGCGACGGCGCCCGCTTCGTAGAGGTGGACGCCAAGGGCCGCGTGGTGGACCCGCGCTCCACCGTGGGCGCGCAGGCCCCCGTGGCCGGCAACTCCATGAAGCTGACGCTGGACCTGGACCTGCAGGAGTACACGCACAGCATCTTCCCCGACACCATGAAGGGCGCCGTGGTGGCGATGGTGCCCAGCACGGGCGAAATCCTGACGCTGTACAGCCATCCCACGTACGACCCCAACGCCTTCGTGGGCCGCATTCCGCCGCGGCTGTGGGGCGCGCTGAACACCGATCCGCGCCTGCCGATGTACAACCGGACGATCTCGGCGCAGTACCCGCCGGCGTCGACCTTCAAGACCATCACGGCGGCCATCGGCGTGCAGCGCGGGCTGATCAAGGCGGGAACGCGCATGCCCATCTCG
Protein-coding regions in this window:
- a CDS encoding nucleotidyltransferase domain-containing protein, whose protein sequence is MRDGTGVLAGDEPEVARCLDERERAAVAALVREVRQRVRAELVHAALFGSKARRQARPDSDVDVLLIWRRLPPDREPQAGHAEAIAEEVAARTGVPVGVWSVSLQDLRQGCRTPMLVDALDDALPLWPPHTHLPPVPFTPDDARFCASRLLDRVDEGSEEVAQSLRDGSDAWVRRVRDDLVRLCTAALLLAGDTRPRRGEAVRRFLERTPCLPLSPAERAALAWAARSYPPGHVELDDESPLPPPPVDADRLLDLVDRVRSLVVRRGRRVARGGGFHRG
- the mrdA gene encoding penicillin-binding protein 2, which translates into the protein MKLFQRDTRQRRSLGALFAVTFVVAMLLTAFFHTQVVAGEQYAMRSEENRLRGIPIPAPRGTILDRNGDVVATSITSYSLAVLPGDSAVVLQTLNDLAPFLGLAASDIETLMAKRNRRPHDLLEVTNRATFSQAAAVEERRAAFSNLMVVERPQRYYPAGAAIGHLSGYVTEITKEQLELPEFRQAGYKQGRLIGQAGIEKQYELALAGRDGARFVEVDAKGRVVDPRSTVGAQAPVAGNSMKLTLDLDLQEYTHSIFPDTMKGAVVAMVPSTGEILTLYSHPTYDPNAFVGRIPPRLWGALNTDPRLPMYNRTISAQYPPASTFKTITAAIGVQRGLIKAGTRMPISCTGGMSYAGRYSRCWNPRGHGSVDLAGAIEESCNVYFYQLGIRIGLNELTRAGVRLGFTKQTGIDLPAEKPGIFPTGLDWYRERFGVPPVPSDVMSLAIGQGPNSQTPLRMAYVYSALAGNGTAPPPHLVAGDTIERGEGIDLGIDATGLEALWEGLRLVTEQEGTALQSSLARYKLYGKTGTAQNPQGDDHGWFVGFAGRPGGHPDIVVAVIVEHGLHGDAAAPLGAKVANFYLDKKYGHPFDPQPTLGERWRSGRAGTDGQWDTPNRRLVPRASTGGSESGNRSRRESRERGNDAAREERTKAGDTE